Proteins found in one Brachypodium distachyon strain Bd21 chromosome 5, Brachypodium_distachyon_v3.0, whole genome shotgun sequence genomic segment:
- the LOC100837139 gene encoding cell differentiation protein rcd1: protein MANLQASLNMHPSFAAAAAASGPPPSPIGGGGGSSAAVAQERNDRKQASVEQLVLDLCDRELRENTLLELSKKREVFQDLALLLWHSYGTIAALLQEIVSIYPALSPPTLSPGASNRVCNALALLQCVASHPDTRIHFLHAHIPLFLYPFLNTFSKTRPFEYLRLTSLGVIGALVKIDDTEVIGFLLQTEIIPLCLRTMEMGSELSKTVSTFIVQKIMLDDIGLRYVCATIERFYAVSNVLGAMVVSLADLPSTRLLKHIIRCYLRLSDNPRACFELQTCLPDMLKDGTFHVSLKDDPTTRRWLQQLLHNVTASGMAGPP, encoded by the exons ATGGCGAACCTGCAGGCTTCCCTTAACATGCACCCCTCCttcgcggcggctgcggcggcctcGGGGCCGCCCCCCTCTCCTatcggtggaggcggcggcagtaGTGCAGCCGTGGCGCAGGAACGCAATGACAGAAAGCAGGCGTcggtggagcagctggtgCTCGACCTCTGCGACCGCGAGCTGCGCGAGAACACCCTCCTCGAGCTATCCAAG AAACGAGAGGTCTTTCAAGATTTGGCCCTGCTTCTGTGGCACTCTTATGGCACTATTGCTGCACTACTTCAG GAAATTGTGTCTATCTACCCTGCACTTTCACCCCCAACTTTGTCACCAGGTGCATCAAACAGAGTCTGCAACGCACTTGCACTTCTTCAG TGTGTTGCATCGCACCCTGATACGAGGATCCACTTCTTACATG CTCACATTCCACTGTTCTTGTACCCGTTCTTGAATACTTTCAGCAAGACACGGCCTTTTGAGTACTTGCGGCTTACCAGTTTGGGTGTCATTGGTGCTCTTGTTAAG ATCGATGATACTGAAGTTATCGGTTTTCTGCTGCAAACTGAAATAATTCCTCTGTGTTTGCGCACTATGGAGATGGGCAGTGAGCTATCAAAAACC GTGTCTACCTTCATTGTCCAAAAGATTATGCTTGATGATATTGGACTGCGTTACGTTTGTGCAACCATTGAGCGTTTCTATGCCGTGAGCAACGTTTTAGGAGCCATGGTAGTTTCACTTGCTGATCTACCTTCCACCAGGTTGCTCAAGCACATTATACGATGTTACCTCAGGCTGTCAGATAATCCTAG AGCATGTTTTGAACTGCAAACGTGCCTCCCTGACATGCTGAAAGATGGGACATTCCATGTCTCTCTTAAG GATGACCCTACAACGCGGCGCTGGCTTCAACAACTGCTGCATAATGTGACAGCCAGTGGCATGGCAGGACCTCCCTAG